The Sinorhizobium sp. B11 genomic interval GCACCGCAGAGAATACCGAAGGGGATTGCGAGAACCGCGCCGGTCGTTCCGTAAGCAGTGGCAGCGCAAGCCATCATCGCTCCTGTCGTCACCACCCAGGGCACCGACAGGTCGATCTGGCCAAGCAGGATGACCGCCATCATGCCGGTTGCGATGACGCCGAGGAAAGAGGCCACTTTCAACTGCTGCAGCAGGTAGTCCAGCGACAGGAAATTAGAGGAGTAGAGCGAGCCGCCAAGGAGCAGCAGGATGATGCAGCCGAAGGCGATTGCCACAGCCGGATCGACGCCGCGCAGTCGGGCGGGCACAGGAATTTGCCGCATTGTGGAAGCATCCTCGCTCATTGGAACCACTCCAGACGATTGCGAACACGCGACAGGCCAATGCAGCCGATACTGACCGCCAACATCAGCACCACGCCTTGAAAGAGCGGCTGCCAGAGCGGATCGAGATCGAAGACGAACAACAGGTCGCCGATAGTGCGGAAGGCCAGCGCACCGAAGACGGCACCAACGGCGCTTCCCTTTCCCCCCGCAAGCGAGACACCACCGAGCACCACTGCCGCGATCGAATAGAGCGTATAGGCGTTACCGCTCGCAAAGGCCGCCTCGCCCGTATACGAGAAAAAAAGTCAGATAGAGCCCGCCAATTGCCGAAAGCAGGCCTGCCAGCGCGTAAGCCGCGAGCTTTGCCCTCTTTACCGGCATCGCCGACATGTAGGCGGCGTTTTCCGCCGATCCGACCGCATAGGCGGTGCGGCCGAGGACCGAACGGCTGAAGGGCACCCAGATTATCAGTACGATGAGTGCAAGCACGACGAGGCTTGCCGGCACGACGCCAAAGAGCTTCGAGGTGAAGACATCGGCAAGATCTTCATTGACCGAGCCGCCCGGTGTGGGCCGCAACAGCAATGCCAGCCCGTAAAAGACCGCACTGGTCGCAATGGTGGTGACGATCGGCTGCAACCGACCGAAAATGATGACCAGCCCATTGAGCAGACCGCAGGCGAGACCCGTCAGGAGCACAGCTGCGACACCCAGCCCGGTCTGCAGCGGCGTGCCGACCACGAGCCATGAGGCCAGGCAGTTGCACAGGATGAGGATCATGCCGACAGAAAGATCGATGCCAGCCGTGATGACCACGAAACATTGCGCCATGGCCACGAAAGCCAGCAACGTTGCCTTGTTGGCGGCGGTCTGCACCACGTTCGGCGTGAAGCCGGCGGGATGGTTGGAAACATAGATGATGAACATCAGGATGAAGAGCAGCGCTGCGAAAAGCGTGCCCTTCTGCTGAACGTACCGATAGCGCCATTCGCCCGTCGACTGCCTGCTCATTGGGCCATCCTTTTCTGCGCCTCGCCGGCATCGATGTTGAGCGCGGCACTGACCAGTTCGCGTTCGGTGATCTCGTCCCCCTCGAGGACGCGGATGATGCTGCCATCATACATGACGAGCACGCGGTCGCAGCAGCCCACCAGCTCGTCATAGTCAGTCGAATAGAAGATGATGGCCGCACCCGCATCGGCAAGTTTGCGCAGCAAGGCATAGATTTCCTGCTTGGTGCCAACATCGATGCCACGGGTCGGATCGTTGAGAAGGATGATGCGCGGCCTGTTCATCAGCCACTTGGCGATCACCACCTTCTGCTGGTTGCCACCAGACAGGGATGCGACCGGCATGTCGATCGTCGTTGCCTTGATTGACAGGAGCTTCAGGAGTTCGTCGATCTCGCGAAGCTCGGCCGCGCGGTCGATCACGCCGTTGCGCGAAACGCGGTCAAGCGCTGCGATCGACAGGTTCTCACGAACGGTCATCGGCAGCATGAGCCCTTCCGTCTTGCGATCTTCCGGGATCAGCGCCATGGAGATATCACCTGATTTCGCCGCGCCGGGGCTCTTCAACCTTATCGGTTTGCCATCGACCGCCACCTCGCCCCTGAGGTCGCGCAGCACGCCGAACAGCGCCAGCAGCAATTCACGCTGCCCCTGCCCGTCCAGTCCGCCGAAACCAATGATCTCACCGGGACGCACATCGAAGTTGATCCCGGAGAGCCGATCCCCCCAGGAGAGGTTGCGGCAGGACAGAACCGGCGCGTCTGCCTTCGGGTGCAGCGGCTTGGGCGGAAAGACGTTGGTATATTCGCGGCCGATCATCAGCTCCACCACCTGCTGGTCGGACTTGGTGCCGGCGGGATAGGATTCGATGCTGCGGCCGTTTCTAAAGACCGTGCAGTCATCGGCGAGTTCTGCAATCTCATGCATGCGATGCGAGATATAGATCAGCGCCATGCCCTCGGCCCGAAGCTGCTTCAACACGCCGAAGACCTTCTCGACATCGGATTGGGTCAGGGCCGAAGTCGCCTCGTCGAGGATCATCAGCCGCGGCTTGCGGGCGAGCGCCTTGGCGATCTCAACCATCTGGCGGCGCGAAAGCGGCAGATCCTTCACCAGAGAGGCGGGATGAATATCGGCGGCCCCGGCGCGGGCAAGTGCTTCCTCGGCAATCTGGCGCTGCTTGTTGCGGTCAATCATGCAGAAACGCAGCGGCGGATTGCTGATCACGATGTTGTCGGCCACCGAGAGATCCGGAATGAGTGACAGTTCCTGGAAAACACAGACGATACCGGCAGCATTGGCGGCAGCCGGCGAGGCAAAGGAGACTTCGTTTCCGTCGAGCAGCATGCGCCCTTCGTCAGGCGCCACCACACCGGCCATGATCTTGATGAGGGTCGATTTACCCGCGCCGTTTTCGCCAAGCACGGCGTGGATCGCGCCGGGGCGCACGGCGATATTGGCTTCCTTCAGCGCAATCGCGCCGCCATAGCGTTTCGATATGCCTTCCAGGCGCAGAAGCGGTTCGGAAAGGATCATGCATCCAGCCTCCATTCGGTCGCGTCGAGATCGAGACTGCGGGCGCGAACGCCCGCAGTCAGGTCCGGATGGTGGCGCTTACTGGTTTTCCTTGGTCTGCCCCATGATTTCCTGTGCGGAGAAGTTGATGCCGCAGGTCGGGAAGGAATTGCCGACGAAAAAGTTGTCGGATTCCTTGGGGTAGAAGTCCTCGCCTTCCTTGAAATCGGGATCGGAAACGAGTGCCGTCGGCAGCTTGACGGCCTGAGGAACGACCTGACCTTCGAGAGCGGCAATGGCAGTCTTGATGGCCACCGCAACCTGCGCCGGGCCGGTACCTGCTGATGAGCACTTCAGACCATCCCCCGCATGGGCGGCGCAGAACTTGCGGAAGCCGTTCTCCGTTTCACCGCCGAAGGGCACGAACGGATGCTTCGCGTCGATCATCGCCTGCACCACGCCGGTGTCACCGCCCTGTGCGGTGATGCCATCAAACGGACCATTGGTGGCAATCGCATCGGCCGCTGCCTTCTGCGCTACACCATCATCCCACTTGCCAACGACTTCGGTGACGGTGAATTTCTTGCCGGAAGCATCCAGAGCTTCATGAATCCCGTTATGGCGATCGGTATCGACGGAAGTGCCGGCTACGCCGCGTACTTCCAGGATCTTGCCGCCCTGCGGCAGGTGTTTTGCCAGCCAGTTGGCCCAGATGACGCCAAGGCCCTTCTGGTCGACGTTGACGTTGATTGCGTCCTTGGTGTCAAGGATGTTGTCGAAGGCGACGAGAACGACGCCGGCCTCCTTGGCGCGCTTGATGACCGGACCGAAGGCTGTCGGGTTCTGGGCGTTGACGACGACGGCATCATAGCCGGCATCGATGAAGTTGTTGATCGCGGAAATCTGGGCAGGAACGTCCTCGCCGGTCGATACGACCTTGAATTCTTTCAGCTTGGCGGCGACATCCGGTTGGGCAGCGTATGCCTTTGCCGTCTGCACCATCTGGATGCGCCAGGTATTGGCGATGTAGCCATTTGCAAGGGCGATGCGGTAAGGACCATCCTTCTTCGGATATTGCAGGAACTGGGTTTCGGCCGACCACGGAACCATGCAGTTCGGATCGGCGGCGGGGCCGGACACGACCTTTGGTTCCGCCATGGCCGTGCTGCAGAGCAGAGCAAACGCCGACGCGGAAAACGCGGCGATACGGGCCATCTTCGCTTTCTTCACCTTAAGCATTGAATGTCTCCTCCTCAGGCGGACCTAGGCCGCCCTCCACAAAATCTTATTTGCATGCTGATCCCGGAAGGTTCCATCCCATCCTTTTCCGGTACATTTCGAGCCTAACATAGTTGACAGCGCTGTCAAATCGTATTTGCTAGCGCTGTCAACTGGGATTGTCCGGATAAATATTTCGCAATTGCGAGATAAATTGCGGATCGGCATGACTTTTCTGTATGAATCGAGAGTACAATGCGAAGAGTAACTTTGGATGACGTGGCAACTCTGGCCGGTGTCAGCCCGATCACAGTCTCACGCGTGCTTCGCAAACCCGATGCAGTGTCGGAGGCCCTACGGCAGCGCGTCACCGCCGCTGTCCAGGAGCTTGGCTACGTGCCGAATATTGCGGCCAGCCGGCTCGCCTCGTCGCGAACGCACGCAATAGGCGTCATCGTGCCGACCCTCTATAATGTCATCTTTGCCGAATATCTCTTCGCTCTGCACGACGTGCTTGTCGCGGCGGGCTTCCAGGTCATCGTCGTCAACAGCCGCTATTCCGAGCAGGAAGAGGAAAATGCCATAAAGGTGTTGCTCGGCCAAAGGGTCGAAGCGATCATCATCGCCGGTACCCATCACACGCCACTTGCCCGCCAGCTTCTCACGCGCGCGCATCTGCCCGTCGTTGAGACATTCGAGCTCTCGCCCGATCCGATCGACCTCAATATCGGCATGCTGCAGGATCGTGCCGGGCAAGCAGCGACGCAGCATCTCATCGACCAAGGCTTTGATCGTGTCGCCTTCCTCGCCGGCAATCTCGACCACCGGGCCCAATCCCGCTTTGATGGCTACCGTCTGGCGATGCAGGAGTCAGGACTGCAGAAGCTCGAAATCATCACGCAATGGCAGCGGCACAGCTCGGTTGCGCTCGGGTCCGATCTCCTGACTCTCATGCATGAACGTGGCGACCGGCCGGAAGCGATCTTCTGCATCGACGACAACCTGGCGCTCGGCGCCATGCAGGAGTGCCGCAAGCGTGGCATCCGCGTGCCTGACGACATCGCCATCATCGGTTTCCACGATCTCGAATTTTCGGCCTGTGCGTCACCCTCCCTGTCATCGATCATGACGAGGCGGTTCGAGACGGGCAAGCTAGCCGCGGAAAAAGTGCTGTCGGCCCTCAATTCGACGAGCCGCCAGCCACCAAATCAGATCGACCTTGGCTTCGAGGTCATCGCCCGCGAAAGCACGGGAGGGACAATTGCGGTCTCACGCTAAGCCGCAGCCTGAGCCTCGCTCTTGGTGATCGCGACGGGAACACCCTTGTAGCTCGGCGTGCCCGATTTGCGGTCATAGTGATCAAGCGCGATCACCGCATTCATTTCCGGGTAATAGCCTGCCACCGAACCGACGGGGATATTATATTCGACAGCCGTGAAACCGATGGCGGTTTTCCCGCCACCGTGGCCGGTGGCCGAGCGGATATCGATCCTGTCTCCGTCACGCAGGCCCCGTTCAGCGAGATCCTGACCGCTCATGAATATCACGTCGCGGCGGCCGAAAATGCCGCGGTAGCGAT includes:
- a CDS encoding sugar ABC transporter ATP-binding protein, with the protein product MILSEPLLRLEGISKRYGGAIALKEANIAVRPGAIHAVLGENGAGKSTLIKIMAGVVAPDEGRMLLDGNEVSFASPAAANAAGIVCVFQELSLIPDLSVADNIVISNPPLRFCMIDRNKQRQIAEEALARAGAADIHPASLVKDLPLSRRQMVEIAKALARKPRLMILDEATSALTQSDVEKVFGVLKQLRAEGMALIYISHRMHEIAELADDCTVFRNGRSIESYPAGTKSDQQVVELMIGREYTNVFPPKPLHPKADAPVLSCRNLSWGDRLSGINFDVRPGEIIGFGGLDGQGQRELLLALFGVLRDLRGEVAVDGKPIRLKSPGAAKSGDISMALIPEDRKTEGLMLPMTVRENLSIAALDRVSRNGVIDRAAELREIDELLKLLSIKATTIDMPVASLSGGNQQKVVIAKWLMNRPRIILLNDPTRGIDVGTKQEIYALLRKLADAGAAIIFYSTDYDELVGCCDRVLVMYDGSIIRVLEGDEITERELVSAALNIDAGEAQKRMAQ
- a CDS encoding sugar ABC transporter substrate-binding protein, whose translation is MLKVKKAKMARIAAFSASAFALLCSTAMAEPKVVSGPAADPNCMVPWSAETQFLQYPKKDGPYRIALANGYIANTWRIQMVQTAKAYAAQPDVAAKLKEFKVVSTGEDVPAQISAINNFIDAGYDAVVVNAQNPTAFGPVIKRAKEAGVVLVAFDNILDTKDAINVNVDQKGLGVIWANWLAKHLPQGGKILEVRGVAGTSVDTDRHNGIHEALDASGKKFTVTEVVGKWDDGVAQKAAADAIATNGPFDGITAQGGDTGVVQAMIDAKHPFVPFGGETENGFRKFCAAHAGDGLKCSSAGTGPAQVAVAIKTAIAALEGQVVPQAVKLPTALVSDPDFKEGEDFYPKESDNFFVGNSFPTCGINFSAQEIMGQTKENQ
- a CDS encoding LacI family transcriptional regulator is translated as MRRVTLDDVATLAGVSPITVSRVLRKPDAVSEALRQRVTAAVQELGYVPNIAASRLASSRTHAIGVIVPTLYNVIFAEYLFALHDVLVAAGFQVIVVNSRYSEQEEENAIKVLLGQRVEAIIIAGTHHTPLARQLLTRAHLPVVETFELSPDPIDLNIGMLQDRAGQAATQHLIDQGFDRVAFLAGNLDHRAQSRFDGYRLAMQESGLQKLEIITQWQRHSSVALGSDLLTLMHERGDRPEAIFCIDDNLALGAMQECRKRGIRVPDDIAIIGFHDLEFSACASPSLSSIMTRRFETGKLAAEKVLSALNSTSRQPPNQIDLGFEVIARESTGGTIAVSR